The following coding sequences lie in one Vibrio casei genomic window:
- a CDS encoding serine/threonine-protein kinase translates to MSNYQVAEVNFEILKDIGVEGKNSDVFLIRDTALDSEMVLKRINKADFQDAEQYFDEARIIYNNQHPNVVEVNYACQDNDFIYITMPFYQKGSLSGLMKTRHLTLREILRYSVQFLSGLHNIHSNNLLHFDLKPDNILLSDRNEAMLSDFGLAKYMDEYGFTKPEKFYFKHLPPEATFTQEFSVEFDIYQAGLTMYRMCVGSEAFNKQYERYFVGGTFDRNRFKDDLQNGMFPDRKAIPVHIHSSIKASILKCIEVNPDKRHKSALDIVNSISNVDVHYLDWQYEVNGDIQKWSKTSETNVLHCIEIAPDRTSTAYTVNSKGTRTNTTSFSSPKFTDTNLKGFLKRKL, encoded by the coding sequence ATGTCTAACTATCAAGTTGCAGAAGTAAATTTTGAAATACTCAAAGATATCGGTGTTGAAGGTAAAAACTCAGATGTATTTCTTATTCGAGATACCGCACTTGATTCAGAAATGGTTTTGAAAAGAATCAATAAAGCCGACTTCCAAGACGCTGAACAGTATTTTGATGAAGCTCGTATAATCTATAACAATCAGCACCCTAACGTTGTAGAAGTAAATTATGCTTGTCAAGATAACGACTTCATCTACATCACTATGCCGTTTTATCAAAAAGGGTCACTAAGTGGTCTAATGAAAACTCGCCACCTTACTCTGAGAGAGATACTTAGGTACTCCGTGCAGTTTTTAAGTGGCTTACATAACATCCACTCTAATAACCTGCTCCATTTTGATCTAAAACCAGACAATATTTTATTGTCAGATAGAAATGAGGCGATGCTTTCAGATTTTGGTCTAGCTAAGTACATGGACGAATACGGTTTTACAAAACCTGAAAAATTTTATTTTAAGCACCTTCCACCTGAAGCGACGTTTACACAAGAGTTTTCGGTAGAATTTGATATTTATCAAGCCGGTCTAACGATGTACAGAATGTGTGTAGGCAGCGAGGCGTTTAATAAACAGTACGAACGTTACTTTGTTGGCGGAACTTTCGACCGAAATCGCTTTAAAGATGACCTTCAAAATGGTATGTTCCCTGACCGTAAAGCCATACCTGTGCATATACACAGTAGCATTAAAGCATCTATACTAAAATGTATAGAAGTGAATCCAGATAAGAGACATAAATCTGCGTTAGACATTGTAAATTCAATCTCCAATGTAGATGTTCATTATCTAGATTGGCAGTACGAAGTGAATGGCGATATACAAAAATGGTCTAAGACATCAGAAACTAATGTATTACACTGTATAGAGATAGCACCGGACAGGACGTCCACTGCATATACCGTAAACTCAAAAGGAACAAGAACTAACACTACAAGTTTTAGTTCTCCTAAGTTTACCGATACGAATCTTAAAGGCTTTTTAAAACGTAAATTATAA